The genomic interval AACCTGAAGTGGTATTTTCCTCAGCCTTTCTAAAAGATACATATTCCATTTCAAGTTGTAAATCTGCATTTGTTGTAACTATGCAAaatatgggagaaaaaaaagtgcagagATTATATGCAATCTGCCAGCAGAGTTGTGTGCCATGAGGAAAATGCCTCACAggtcaaaacaaagaaaaacactgagCAACAAATTAGTTGCAGGCAGTAGCTAATATGGAGATCAAAAGATTAAAATCAACAAGCAACGATGAAATCACTGGAATAATAGGAGCACTTAAGAAGATTAAGTCAATAACAGAGTCCAGTAGTACAAAAATAAGATCTTGATTATACTGTAAAATTTGATATTGGGAGAGCAAAAGCAATTACAACCACGACATGCTTCGCTCTCCCCGCCTTAGACCATCTTGGCTCATTTCCTATGTAAGGAATACAGTTgttgaaataaacagaaatgttaTGACTCAAGTGCTCGATTCAAAAACAAACCAGGTGGTCAGATCAGATTGGGGACTGTCAAGATGGGGGTCTGTAAAACGAGGACTTGTTGCAGATCCTGGAGGATACGACAGCTGGGGGGAACAAAGGCCACACCATTTAGGACTGCTTTCGGCAGAGAGAGCTCCATCAGCAGCTGATCTCGgggggctgtcccaggctgtcagctggagaggagaagcaTGCActggaagggaggaaggaggagagaaagctCAAAGTCTTGAAGTGAACATGGTGGTGAACTCGGATAACagggaaggtttttttctatCCAGTTAAACCAGCAAAGATcgcaggtttggttttgtgatgTACATCAGAGGCAGAGCACACGGCAGCCTCTGAGCCCATCTGGGACCCTCACATAAGGGAGAAAGAACACGTCCCATAGCCACGTTCACCGGTGCTGGGAGGTCACCCAGTAGCACAGCCCAATGGGAATGGAAACGATAACCCACTGAGGGGCAGCTAATGCTCACCACGACAGATGCACCCTTGGTCAACCCAGGTGTGTAAGCAGGAAGAGATGAGCCAGTCCCCCCAACACATACTGGCCACGGCTGTGGGACACCAGCCTCATCCATGGACTGCAGGGCCAAAGGCCTATAGGTCGCCCGGGAGAAATGGTTACCCTGGTGGGGTCCTCCTCACCCAAGAAGTCTCAGAGCCCTCGGTGGGTTCCACAAAGCTCTGCGTTTTGTGAGGAAGAGCCTAAgcagctcccctgctccccagagCTGATGACTCGCCTTGGCTTTTCTCTAAATTGGTTTTTCAGCATCACTAACTCCAgccccacccccgcccccaccccaaaatcaCAAGCTAGGCTCATAattaaatcaaataaataaattatcagCTATTTTTACAGAATTTGTGGGTGTTCTTGAACATTCAGGGAATACTTGGGTCGTGCATTGAAGCTTTTTCCTGCAATAACAAGGTCTGGATTTTTAGTTTGGGCTCTGATTGCTGGGGGGGATTTTTAGTGGTTCTTCTAGATCACGTCTTCTGGCGTAAAATCGGCACTTTTCTTGTGCCCAAGTGGCAAAGCAGCAGTTTCACCAGTCAACCTGGGAGCCCTGCCAGGCTCTCTCCAACtcagccaccaccaccaccagggACAGGGATTCTGCAGCCCAGCGAGTCCCGCGTGCCCTGGAGGAAGGAGGTAACGGGCCGCCGTCCGCTGTCACCTCGGTACCTCGCAGCCCGTGGAGTCCTGCTCTGCAGCGGATGAGGACATCTGCGGCAACAGTTCAAATAAGGGCAAATACAAATCTCGAACAACGTCATGTGTGGCACAGCCAGAAAAGCTGGTCAACACCAAGCAGGGAGTGAGTTGCAAAAAGATGGTGGAAAGATTGGCTTTGGAAAGATTCTTActctgtttgatttttttttcattgaaaaagcaagtaattttgaaaatgagatGTTTTTCTATCTCATTAAGGGGAGAATAATTCAAAACACGTGGGGTTTGTCCCACTTATTTTTTTGGCCATCcttttttcaagcaaaaaagggaaggaatagGAACACAAAACTGAAGTGGGCTTCTACccattttcactgctttttgctcctttttctgAAACGTTTTCAGTAGGAAAGTGAGAACAAGGCCATCCCCCCATTATATTCTCCTTCTCTACTTCCTCCCACCTTTTCTCCTAAATagaaaataaggggaaaaaaacacaaaaacagaaaaaattaaaagctccCACTCTTTCAAAACGAAAAAGTacaacatttcaaaacattagGAAGGGACATCTTTCAGTTTCAgcattcagaaatgaaatgcagcattGCTCCATTACTGCAACGTGAAGAATGACTATTTCTGACAATAAGGACGGAAAACAGCAGCTCATCCCTTCAACAATTTCTTGCTTGCCTTACCAGCCGGGTTGACTTTGGACATGATATGGACTCTGCCAACTCCTCGACTGCCTCCTGGGCCAGACCGGTCTCACACCAGGAACTAGACTTCACCCGTGATGTCTCTCTCCACTCCTCACAGGCAGGCAGTGTTTTTGGGGCATAAAGCCTGGCTGGGATCGAGCCGTTAGTTACCATTCCTGTTGACAGGCAAACTAGAATAGGCTCTGGCTCACTTTCTCCGAGCTGCGGAAGGAGGAATGAGCCGAGAAAAGAGTTCATTCAATTGCTTCTGtttggcagctctgcaggaCTCTCCGCATAGACAGAAAGAGATGTGGCAAGTAAGGAGTTGCCATTTTTAGAATTACATAAGCCAGTTTGATTGCCATCGAGGCACTCTGTGCAGCTCCTGCCACGGTGCCGCGCCGGTTGCTCTGCAGTGGGGCTACATTTCAAACAGCTTTAGGAGCAGGTCTGATACCAGCTCTTAAAATTAGACTCAGGttaaaaatgtcattgttaCCCCTGCCACCACTGACAAAGTTGACCAGCACAGCCACACAAGGACTCTGGGCCAGTGTGCTTCCAAATTCCCACTGACCGCATTTGCTCTGGGACCCGTGCAGTCCTCCAAAACCTAGCTCCCCAGTAGTGTTTCATtgtgcacaaaaaaaaaatctaaaaaatattaaataaattcaaattctCTGCCTACGTATACGCAGTAACGTGTGCATAACTCAGTGAATGggctgaaaaaataatctggagGTACTCAGTGCCTCTGCTCCAGCCAAGATGGCCTCGCCGCGCACTGCCCGTGCCCCGTGCGCAGTCGTGGCAGTCTCCGTTGGGTGACACGGCAGCAGGGTCACCCCACTGACCCTAAGGGCCCTGCAGGATGAGAGGGACTGCCCGTGGGGGCTGAGGCATTGGTACTGCTCCCATTACACGAGGTACCATGGTTTCAAAGGGGTAACGGGAAGCAGTCAAATGGGTAACAACCCCATCTTCACCCTAGCCCCAAACTTTGCTCTCCTGATTTCCCCATTCATTGCTTGCTAATTTGTCCAAAAAGCATCTGTCTGACCACTGCAAACCGAACTCCAGCCAAACACCTCGGGGCCATCCCTGAGCAGCGTTCTGGGGGCATAACTGCTGCCTTGCACCaagccaaacccaaacccagcgTGGTGGGGCCAGGGCCCAGGCCCAGGCAGCACCGCAGCCCagctcccctcccagcccaaCCCTGGGCCCCTCTGCCGTACCTTGCACAGGCCACAAAGCCACATCAGaagttgcccccccccccccccgctcacAAAGGCAGCCCCGTCCTCATTGCCTGGGCTGGTGGCTCGCCCAGCTGTCCATCACCTTctgctattaaaaaacccacctgcattttaaaaaaaaaagcatataaaaagcAAAGCGGCATGGAAATCAAAGCCACCATTTCAGAGAGATCGAAGCATAATGCTAATAACTTTCGGCAGCTTCCACTGTGGAGTTTAAGCAGCTGCCAAGTTAAATAACCAGGAGGATCCTAAGTTATCTTCCAGTGGACCATAAATGCTCAGCACCGACTACCCGGGCGGGGGTGGCCCGACGGGTGCagggagccgggccgggcctccGGGCCTGCGGGGCCCTGCGCTCCCCACCCGGCCGGGACCCACCCGGGACGCCCCCCCAGGAGCCCCTCCCCGAGTGGGTCTGGTTCTCAGGGGGCGAAAGGGAAACCCCCGCCGGTTTTCGATGTCAGCGGCCGGGGAGCGTTTGGGGCTGGGGCTACCGGGCGCGTACAGGACCAGCTGAAGAAAAGAGGGGTCAAAGGAGCTCCGGGGAGAGCCCGGTGTGTtccccccggggggggccgggccgtCCCGGCCGGGCGGGCACCCCAGTCGTTTTTCttggggtgaggggggagaGCAGCGGCGCAAAAATAACCGTAAGAGCGATCGCGTCTGCGTTGCGAGCGGCTTTGCGGCGTGCGCCTTCCAGGGAAAAATCCGCAAACCATTTCTCCCCTCCAAAcgtcggggcggggggggagcgtgtgtgtgtgaaggATTAAAACCCCACGGGAGAACAGCCTCCACGCGAGAGGCAGAAAGCGGCGCCCAGCCGGGACCCCCTTAGCCCGCCGGTCGTGCAGCCGCTCCTGCCCCCCAAAGCCGGGTTGGGCCACCTCGGACCCCACCAAACCCACCAGCCCCGTTACACGGCGCAGAGAGGGGGCGAAGGCAGGGCGGTGCGGCGGGGGCAGCTGTCTCCAAGTCAGTCATTTGTAATAGGCTTGCCGGAACAGCAGAAGTCGAATCGATAGAGACAGCCTCCAGCTGTGCCTAAACCTGCGATTTCAATTAAAATACTGAGCTCCGACGCCCGGCTCTTCGCTGGGATCCCAAAGCACCGATGCACAAGGCGTGCGGTACCCCGGCTCCTCGCCGGGCCGGCGGGCAAGCGGCACGGCACACGGCCCGGGCCGGGAGCCGGCAACCCCGGCCTCGGGCTCCACCGGGGGGGCTTGTCCGGGCCGCGGGAAGGAGGCGACCCCGGGGCTGCTTGCTGCAcggggcccccccccgccgccgctcctcGCCCCCAGGGGCCCCGAGGCCTGCGGGACCCGCAGCCCCGAGCAGGGCGGTGGGCTCGGAGCGGCGAGCCGGCAGCCGTCCCCTCGGccggggagggaaggagggagagaccCGGCCCAGAAAACACCCCGGCAGGGACGAGGGCGGCGCGGGGAAGCTGGCAGCGAGCTCCCGGCCCCGGCTCCGCAGCCCTCTTTTATCCTGCCCGAAATCATCTcgtttacagaaaatatttgtttgcacTATTAGTTGGTACTGGAGTTAATTACTCAACGTGTGAGCGGGGAGTAATATGGATAAAAGCAGCCCCAGTGTTTATTGTGTGGGTGAGCTGTTGAGCGGTGCTTGAATAAACTGCAATTAGGGTTAGATAGAGATTAATTAACATGTGAGTGGCAAGGTGTAAAATAGTTCCCAACCCTCCACTCAGTATAATCTGCAGGCGAGGAAAAGAAGTTTGTGGAGGCTAATTAAATACTTTGCTGAAGCCGGCGAGCCCCGGGAGCGAGCGGAGCCCAGCCGCCGCCTGCCCGCTGCTCGCTGCCCGGCGGAGGCGCGGGCTGGGCGGGCACCGCGCCTCGGCTCGGCTCCCCGGGGCTCGGCCGGGCTCTCCCGCAGCCCAACCACCGGACGACGCGGCTTCTGCCGGTGCATCGGGCTCTCCGCCGTCCCGTCCCACCCTCTCCCCCAAAAAGCGGGACGgtttcctccctcccttgcGCGCTGACCCAGCAGAGCCAGGCGGGGAGGATGGAgcgggcagggctggagggggggaTGCCAACACCTGATGCTCCAGGCGGAGAGACACCCgctttcccccccacacccccgaGGCCCGAGGCGGGGTGTCCCCCCGGCCCCGagggcagccccggggcagggcGCTCCCCTCCGCCCGCCGGGAGCCCGGGGCGGTCGCCGCTTTCAAAGTTTGTTTCTGGAGCGTGTTGTGGTTCGCAGGTGAAAAAGCCTGTCTGCAAACAGCCGCCAGCGAGCTGCCCCGGCGGGGAGAGGAGGTGCGGCTTTGTCAGCGCCGCACAAAACCCCCCGAATTCCTCCAAACTTTCTTAGGCGTGCTAGGGaggcggaaaaaaaaaaaaatatatatagggGCCTTTTCATTGCTTGCTTTACCTCTGGCCAGGCTGAATCTAAACCCTtcgctcccccccctcctccctcccccggATAATCCTCCCCTTTATTTtagaaacacacaaaaccagGTTCCACGCAGCGCTATAGTGGCTACAAGTGAAAGAGAATTGAACGCCCTGAATCGCTGGGGGAAAATTGGTTCGGCTGAATAGCCCCGGCGAGGGACGGGGCGGCTAATCAGGGCCAGGGGAGGTGCTGCCGCTCCAGCCGGGCCCCCCTAAACCAGGTGGACGCGGGACTCTCTCAATTACCGCGTCCTCGCAGCTGAGGTTTCTGCAAATCCTCCCCTCCCGCATCAAGTCGTTTTAAttagagagaggaagggaagaaaccCCGGCATCCAGGCGCTATAATGTAGCGTCGCCTATTTTTgggagcggggggggcgggcacGACTAGGGctagaagggaaagagagagcagcccggctgccccccccccgggggggaaGCGGGCACCTTCGGGGGTGGCAATCTGCAAAACTCCCGTTTGCAGCGCACcggtctttttttaattatttatttatttgaaaagcagCGAAAACCCAGCCCTGGACTCGACTCCCTCCGCGTTTATTTAAGGCTAATCACCAGCTACCCTgagaggggagaggggtggAATTAAACTTAGTTTAATTAACATTAATACACTGTCCTAATTAATGGGTTGGCTATTAATTTATACATGCTGGGGAGGCTCGCAGATAAGTGACAATTTATTAATTATCTTCCAGCTCGGTTGCAACGGAGCTGATTGCAGATGGGTTGCCAAAATAACTCGAGCATGGTTGCGTGGTAgttgcttcaggaaaaaaaaaaaaatttcattctcccccttcttaaaaaaaaaaaaaaagaagaagaagaaaaaaaaatcctcacgCTCACTCGGAGTGGCTCTTCTAACCCCAGCAAGAACTGGAGCACTCTTTTCCACCCAACTTGTGAATCGCACTTGCCTTCTAATTTGCCACATGCAAAACGATTCCTCTGCTTTGCAAGTTGCTTTTtaagaagggagagagagaggaaaaaacccagctcGCACACGAGCGATTTGTGCGTCTTAAACTGGAAGGAAATTGTgcgtggagggggggggggctcctcttcctctctctgccccAACCCACCGCGCTCCAGCCCGGCGCCTCGGCTCGGGGAAGATCCATGGTGGCATCCCCATGTCATTCTGCTCGAAGTGACTTCATGTGATGTCAGCTTTAAATGTACGAGACCGTGATCTGACGCTCAGGAAGATGTTTGCTATCAAAATGTGACTGTGACCACACCGCGCTTGCTTGGATGAGTCTCGCCGGCGCTGGGCAAAGGTAAGTGGTCCCAAGGCGAGCCCTGCCGCCCCTCGCCGTgccccccgcccctgcccccGCATTTCCCGGACCGCGGCCATcggtggggctgggctgggtggcATTGGGCTGGgggaggtttttctttctttttcttttttttttttttaatactaacaAGGTCTAGCTTGCATGTTACTTTAGCGTATTCCGCTTAATGAGCAGTAATCTGGTACCCTACGTGCCATTGTTCTTGGATATGTTCATTTGAATGTAAATAGGGAGGGGGTgccggtgggggggggtggggtgtggggggggagaaCAAGGTGCTTATTAAATTGATTTGTCTCCTGGCTTTTCTGGAATGCAGAGCCGAGAGCGGGAGCGAGTCGCTGCTCACACCAAGTTCCCGCACGGCGGAGCGACATGGCGAGCTCGGGGTCGCTGGAGACGGTCatgccttcctcctgcccccggCACGACGGCAGGGCCGCCGCCGCTAACCCCTCCAAGACCCTGGCCTTCTCCATCGAGCGGATCATGGCCAAGACGTCGGAGCCCAAGCCAGCCTTCGAGCAGAGGCacggcgggccggggccggagccAGAGCCGGGCAAGAAGCCGCTGAGCCTGTGCTCGCCCCTGCCCTGCGTGATCCCCATCCCGCCGCTGGGCTACGAGGTGCCCTCCAAGACTCTCCTCAACTACTCGGAGCTGTGGAAGAGCAGCCtgcggggcggcgcggggctcTGCAAAGCCAACTGCGGCGTCTGCTGCAAGGCAGAGCTCGCCCTGGGCCAGCCCAGCGGCCGGCTCATCAAGCCGCAGGTCATCCACCAAGCGGGGGCCgtgccggccgccccccgctccCTCTACTACTTCAACTACCTGGACGCCGCGTACCACCCGGCCGACATCCTGCACGGACAGCTCTTCCCCGCCGGCCTGCTgggcgccccgccgccgggggggcTCTCGGCCCACCAGAAGCTTTTCCTGCTGGAGAACGCCAAGCTGGCGGGGCTGGCGGCCGAGaagctgccgccgccgccgcccttcGCCCACAAGGAGCGGCTGCCGGGACACCTGGACCAGGTGATGAAGGAGGCGGCAGTGGCGGCGGAGCGCGGCGGCCCCCCCAAGGGCCACGCCAAGCtggggggcggcggcggtggggcgGCGGAGGGCAAGCCCAAAAACTTCACCTGCGAGGTCTGCGGCAAGGTAAGGGGGGCGCCGGCGaggggcgggcagggcaggggaggggggggggggcggccgtgCCGGGCCGTGCCTGACCTCGCCTTCCCGGCGCTTCCCCGCAGGTGTTCAACGCGCACTACAACCTCACCCGCCATATGCCGGTGCACACGGGGGCCAGGCCGTTCGTGTGCAAGGTCTGCGGGAAGGGCTTCCGTCAGGCCAGCACCCTGTGCCGGCACAAAATCATCCACA from Haliaeetus albicilla chromosome 24, bHalAlb1.1, whole genome shotgun sequence carries:
- the FEZF2 gene encoding fez family zinc finger protein 2, which encodes MASSGSLETVMPSSCPRHDGRAAAANPSKTLAFSIERIMAKTSEPKPAFEQRHGGPGPEPEPGKKPLSLCSPLPCVIPIPPLGYEVPSKTLLNYSELWKSSLRGGAGLCKANCGVCCKAELALGQPSGRLIKPQVIHQAGAVPAAPRSLYYFNYLDAAYHPADILHGQLFPAGLLGAPPPGGLSAHQKLFLLENAKLAGLAAEKLPPPPPFAHKERLPGHLDQVMKEAAVAAERGGPPKGHAKLGGGGGGAAEGKPKNFTCEVCGKVFNAHYNLTRHMPVHTGARPFVCKVCGKGFRQASTLCRHKIIHTQEKPHKCNQCGKAFNRSSTLNTHIRIHAGYKPFVCEFCGKGFHQKGNYKNHKLTHSGEKQYKCTICNKAFHQIYNLTFHMHTHNDKKPFTCVTCGKGFCRNFDLKKHVRKLHDSVSSAPPPPRDPGRSGQS